From the genome of Cedecea lapagei, one region includes:
- the mnmH gene encoding tRNA 2-selenouridine(34) synthase MnmH: MEKRPNTQDYDRLLLNDIPLIDVRAPVEFAQGAMPAAHNLPLMLDDERAQVGTCYKQQGQQAAVELGHRLVSGELKASRVERWLESCRQQPEGYLCCARGGMRSHIVQQWLRENGIEYPLVTGGYKALRQRAMQVIDTRSQWPMIIVSGNTGCGKTILIRSQPTGVDLEGLAHHRGSSFGRTIVAQPSQASFENNLAVTLLKISPTEPKTLIVEDEGRMIGSRHIPEAFREQMLHSRIVAIDDPFELRLERLKNEYFQQMSEAFLSVSDEETAWRDYAEYLHHGLFAIRRRLGMERFQQFTARLDEALITQRKTGSCEGHLAWLSPLLKEYYDPMYRYQLSQKADQIVFRGDYQQVEAWLRNVNG; the protein is encoded by the coding sequence ATGGAAAAACGCCCCAACACGCAGGATTACGACCGCCTGCTGCTCAACGACATTCCGCTGATTGACGTTCGCGCCCCGGTAGAGTTCGCTCAGGGAGCGATGCCCGCTGCCCATAACCTACCGCTGATGCTCGACGATGAACGCGCTCAGGTCGGGACATGCTATAAGCAGCAGGGTCAGCAGGCCGCCGTTGAACTGGGGCATAGGCTGGTCAGCGGTGAGCTTAAAGCCAGCCGGGTAGAACGCTGGCTCGAGAGCTGCCGACAGCAGCCGGAAGGCTATTTATGCTGCGCCCGGGGCGGGATGCGCAGTCACATCGTACAGCAGTGGCTGCGGGAAAATGGCATCGAATATCCACTGGTCACCGGCGGCTACAAAGCCCTGCGCCAGCGTGCCATGCAGGTAATCGACACCCGTTCTCAGTGGCCGATGATTATCGTCAGCGGCAACACCGGCTGCGGCAAAACTATTCTGATCCGCTCGCAGCCGACGGGCGTTGACCTTGAAGGCCTGGCGCACCATCGCGGCTCGTCGTTTGGCCGCACGATTGTCGCCCAACCTTCTCAGGCAAGCTTCGAAAACAACCTCGCCGTCACCCTGCTTAAAATCAGCCCAACCGAGCCCAAAACGCTGATTGTAGAAGATGAAGGCCGGATGATTGGCTCCCGCCATATCCCCGAAGCCTTCAGAGAACAGATGCTGCACTCGCGCATCGTGGCGATCGACGATCCGTTCGAGCTGCGGCTGGAGCGCCTCAAAAACGAATACTTCCAGCAGATGAGCGAGGCGTTTTTATCCGTCAGCGATGAAGAAACCGCCTGGCGTGATTACGCCGAGTATCTGCACCACGGGCTGTTCGCCATCCGCCGCCGCCTGGGCATGGAACGCTTCCAGCAGTTCACCGCCAGGCTGGACGAGGCGTTGATAACCCAGCGGAAAACCGGCTCCTGCGAAGGCCATCTGGCCTGGCTGTCGCCGCTGCTGAAAGAGTACTACGACCCGATGTACCGCTATCAGCTCAGCCAGAAGGCCGACCAGATAGTCTTCCGGGGAGATTACCAGCAGGTCGAAGCCTGGCTGCGCAACGTTAACGGTTAG
- a CDS encoding type II toxin-antitoxin system HigB family toxin, with translation MHVVSRAPFDTATRQFPNHAAALDDVYRTLKAENYTSPDEMKKRFASLDRMKYREKWWVINVGGGNLRVMFFADFERGKIFIKHITAHDEYDKLTDFYRRTKE, from the coding sequence ATGCACGTTGTATCGAGAGCACCTTTCGATACAGCCACCAGGCAATTCCCTAATCATGCAGCGGCACTGGACGACGTATACCGGACTTTGAAGGCAGAGAACTACACTTCACCGGACGAAATGAAGAAACGATTTGCCTCGCTGGACAGAATGAAATATCGGGAGAAGTGGTGGGTGATCAATGTTGGCGGTGGGAATTTAAGGGTGATGTTTTTTGCTGATTTTGAACGTGGGAAAATCTTTATAAAGCACATAACCGCACACGACGAATACGACAAACTGACAGATTTTTACCGGAGAACAAAAGAATGA
- a CDS encoding helix-turn-helix domain-containing protein, producing the protein MMYTDAIQAANSLVSIVPLLGGNASRKDYEDALTLVEYLIEHEPDHPLVEMLVAKIAQYEDEAEEFAEFNDRIAALPGGVALLRVLMDQHKLTQSDFEEEIGKKSLVSRILNGTRSLTLEHMKALARRFNIPPSSFLDA; encoded by the coding sequence ATGATGTACACCGATGCTATCCAGGCGGCAAACAGCCTGGTTAGCATTGTCCCCCTCCTGGGGGGCAATGCCTCTCGCAAGGACTATGAAGACGCGCTGACGCTGGTTGAATACCTGATTGAACACGAGCCAGATCATCCGCTGGTGGAGATGCTGGTTGCGAAAATTGCCCAGTATGAAGATGAGGCGGAAGAGTTCGCAGAGTTTAACGACCGTATTGCAGCGTTACCGGGCGGCGTGGCCCTGCTGCGTGTCCTGATGGACCAGCACAAACTGACTCAGAGTGATTTTGAGGAAGAGATTGGCAAGAAATCGCTGGTGAGCCGTATCCTTAACGGGACTCGCTCATTAACGCTGGAGCACATGAAAGCACTTGCGCGGCGCTTCAACATTCCGCCCAGCTCATTCCTGGACGCGTAA
- the purK gene encoding 5-(carboxyamino)imidazole ribonucleotide synthase, with protein sequence MKRVCVLGNGQLVRMLRQAGEPLGIAVYPVGLDAEPEAVPFAQSVITAEIERWPETALTLELARHNAFVNRDIFPIIADRLTQKQLFDKLGLATAPWQLLAGSHEWQDVFSKLGSLAIVKRRVGGYDGRGQWRLRADETDQLPEECYGECIVEQGINFSGEVSLVGARGHDGSTVFYPLTHNLHQDGILRTSVAFPQANAEQQRQAETMLTAIMHELGYVGVMAMECFVTPAGLLINELAPRVHNSGHWTQNGASISQFELHLRAIVDLPLPQPVVNAPSVMVNLIGTDLNYNWLKLPLVHLHWYDKEVRPGRKVGHLNLNDSDTDRLSASLEALVPLLPTEYASGIAWAQSKLVK encoded by the coding sequence ATGAAGCGCGTCTGTGTCTTAGGTAACGGCCAGCTGGTGCGCATGCTCCGCCAGGCCGGTGAGCCGCTGGGCATCGCCGTTTACCCTGTCGGGCTGGACGCCGAGCCGGAAGCCGTGCCGTTCGCCCAGAGCGTGATCACCGCCGAGATTGAGCGCTGGCCGGAAACCGCCCTCACCCTCGAGCTGGCGCGCCATAACGCGTTCGTGAACCGCGATATCTTCCCGATCATCGCCGACCGCCTGACGCAAAAACAGCTGTTCGATAAGCTCGGTCTGGCCACCGCGCCGTGGCAGCTGCTTGCCGGCAGCCACGAATGGCAGGACGTGTTCAGCAAGCTTGGCTCTCTGGCGATTGTGAAGCGCCGCGTCGGCGGCTACGACGGCCGCGGCCAGTGGCGCTTACGTGCCGATGAAACCGACCAGCTGCCGGAAGAGTGCTACGGCGAATGCATCGTCGAGCAGGGCATTAACTTCTCCGGTGAGGTTTCTCTGGTCGGCGCGCGCGGCCACGACGGCAGCACGGTCTTCTATCCGCTGACCCACAACCTGCACCAGGACGGCATTCTGCGCACCAGCGTTGCCTTCCCGCAGGCCAATGCCGAACAGCAGCGCCAGGCCGAAACCATGCTTACCGCCATCATGCACGAGCTGGGCTACGTCGGCGTGATGGCGATGGAGTGCTTCGTCACGCCAGCCGGCCTGCTGATCAACGAGCTGGCTCCGCGCGTACATAACAGCGGCCACTGGACGCAGAACGGCGCCTCCATCAGCCAGTTCGAACTGCACCTGCGCGCCATCGTTGATTTGCCGCTGCCGCAGCCTGTCGTTAATGCCCCGTCGGTGATGGTGAACCTGATCGGCACCGACCTGAACTACAACTGGCTGAAGCTGCCGCTGGTGCACCTGCACTGGTACGACAAAGAAGTTCGTCCGGGCCGCAAAGTCGGTCACCTCAACCTGAACGACAGCGATACCGATCGCCTGAGCGCCTCGCTGGAAGCCCTGGTTCCCCTGCTGCCGACGGAATACGCCAGCGGCATTGCCTGGGCGCAGAGCAAGTTGGTGAAGTAA
- the purE gene encoding 5-(carboxyamino)imidazole ribonucleotide mutase — MSSEHTPARIAIVMGSKSDWATMQFAAEILTALNVPHHVEVVSAHRTPDKLFSFAEQAEANGYQVIIAGAGGAAHLPGMLAAKTLVPVLGVPVQSAALSGVDSLYSIVQMPRGIPVGTLAIGKAGAANAALLAAQILALHDADLSQRLATWRQTQTDEVLDNPDPRSEA, encoded by the coding sequence ATGTCTTCTGAGCACACCCCGGCGCGTATCGCCATTGTTATGGGTTCCAAAAGTGACTGGGCCACCATGCAGTTCGCCGCTGAAATCCTTACCGCCCTGAATGTCCCTCACCATGTCGAAGTCGTCTCCGCCCACCGTACGCCGGATAAGCTTTTCAGCTTTGCCGAGCAGGCCGAAGCCAATGGCTACCAGGTGATCATCGCCGGAGCCGGGGGCGCAGCGCACCTGCCGGGTATGCTGGCCGCAAAAACCCTGGTCCCGGTGCTGGGTGTGCCAGTCCAAAGCGCTGCTCTGAGCGGCGTGGACAGCCTTTATTCTATCGTCCAGATGCCGCGCGGCATTCCGGTCGGCACGCTGGCCATCGGTAAAGCCGGGGCCGCCAACGCCGCCCTGCTGGCCGCGCAGATCCTGGCCCTGCATGACGCCGACCTGAGCCAGCGCCTGGCCACCTGGCGTCAGACCCAGACCGATGAAGTGCTGGACAATCCGGACCCACGGAGTGAAGCATGA
- the lpxH gene encoding UDP-2,3-diacylglucosamine diphosphatase — translation MSTLFIADLHLCSEEPAITAGFLRFLAGEARKADALYILGDLFEAWIGDDDPEPLHQQIAAAIKALADSGVPCYFIHGNRDFLLGKRFAKASGMTLLPEEKLLDLYGRKVLIMHGDTLCTDDEGYQAFRRKVHQPWLQALFLAFPLFIRKRIAARMRAGSKAANSSKSMAIMDVNPQAVVDTLTRHNVQWLIHGHTHRPAIHELTANGQPAFRCVLGAWHEEGSMIKVTAENVELIHFPF, via the coding sequence ATGTCGACGCTGTTTATTGCAGATTTACACCTCTGCTCAGAAGAACCGGCGATCACCGCCGGTTTTCTGCGTTTTTTGGCCGGTGAAGCTCGTAAGGCAGATGCACTTTACATCCTCGGCGACCTGTTCGAAGCCTGGATTGGCGATGACGACCCGGAACCGCTGCACCAGCAAATCGCCGCCGCGATCAAAGCGCTGGCTGATTCAGGCGTGCCCTGCTACTTCATCCACGGCAACCGCGACTTCCTGCTCGGCAAACGCTTCGCCAAAGCCAGCGGCATGACGCTGCTGCCGGAAGAGAAGCTGCTCGACCTCTATGGCCGCAAAGTGCTTATTATGCACGGCGACACGCTATGTACCGACGACGAAGGCTATCAGGCGTTTCGCCGCAAGGTTCACCAGCCGTGGCTTCAGGCGCTGTTTCTTGCCTTCCCTCTGTTTATACGCAAACGCATTGCCGCCCGGATGCGCGCCGGCAGCAAGGCCGCAAATAGCAGCAAATCTATGGCCATTATGGACGTTAATCCGCAGGCCGTGGTCGACACCCTCACCCGCCACAATGTTCAATGGCTGATTCACGGGCACACTCACCGCCCGGCAATCCACGAGCTTACCGCCAACGGGCAACCCGCTTTCCGCTGCGTGCTTGGCGCATGGCACGAAGAAGGGTCGATGATCAAAGTGACCGCGGAAAACGTCGAGCTGATACACTTTCCTTTCTGA
- the ppiB gene encoding peptidylprolyl isomerase B: MVTFHTNHGDIVIKTFDDKAPVTVKNFLDYCREGFYNNTIFHRVINGFMIQGGGFEPGMKQKATKDTIQNEANNGLKNTRGTLAMARTQAPHSATAQFFINVADNDFLNFSGESLQGWGYCVFAEVVEGMDVVEKIKGVSTGRSGMHQDVPKEDVIIESVTVNE; encoded by the coding sequence ATGGTTACTTTTCACACTAATCACGGCGACATCGTCATCAAAACTTTTGATGATAAAGCGCCTGTTACCGTTAAAAACTTCCTGGACTACTGCCGCGAAGGCTTCTACAACAACACCATTTTCCACCGTGTGATCAACGGCTTTATGATCCAGGGCGGCGGTTTCGAACCGGGTATGAAGCAGAAAGCGACTAAAGACACCATTCAGAACGAAGCGAATAACGGCCTGAAAAACACCCGCGGTACGCTGGCAATGGCTCGTACCCAGGCTCCGCACTCTGCTACCGCACAGTTCTTCATCAACGTTGCCGACAACGACTTCCTGAACTTCAGCGGCGAAAGCCTGCAGGGTTGGGGCTACTGCGTATTTGCAGAAGTGGTTGAAGGGATGGACGTGGTTGAGAAAATCAAAGGCGTTTCCACCGGCCGCAGCGGTATGCACCAGGATGTACCGAAAGAAGACGTTATTATCGAAAGCGTAACCGTAAACGAATAA
- the cysS gene encoding cysteine--tRNA ligase: MLKIFNTLTRQKEEFKPIHAGRVGMYVCGITVYDLCHIGHGRTFVAFDVVARYLRFLGYDLNYVRNITDIDDKIIKRAHENGEGFVELVDRMVVEMHKDFDALNISRPNSEPRATQHIPEIIEIVEQLLARDHAYVAENGDVMFSVLTDPNYGLLSRQDLDQLQAGARVDVVDVKRNPMDFVLWKMSKPGEPAWTSPWGEGRPGWHIECSAMNCKELGNHFDIHGGGSDLMFPHHENEIAQSTCAHDGEYVNTWMHSGMVMVDREKMSKSLGNFFTVRDVLKYYDAETVRYFLMSGHYRSQLNYSEENLKQARSALERLYTALRGTDSSVAPAGGEAFEARFREAMDDDFNTPEAYSVLFDMAREVNRLKAEDPAAANGLAAELRKLSAILGLLEQDPEQFLQGGAQADDGEVAEIEALIKQRNDARKSKDWALADQARDRLNEMGIVLEDGAGGTTWRRK, from the coding sequence ATGTTAAAAATATTTAATACACTGACTCGCCAAAAAGAGGAATTCAAACCTATTCATGCCGGAAGGGTAGGCATGTACGTGTGTGGTATCACCGTTTACGATCTGTGTCACATCGGCCATGGCCGTACTTTTGTTGCCTTTGACGTCGTGGCCCGCTACCTGCGTTTCCTGGGGTATGACCTGAACTATGTGCGTAACATCACCGATATCGACGATAAAATCATCAAGCGCGCCCATGAAAATGGCGAAGGCTTTGTTGAGCTGGTGGACCGCATGGTGGTGGAAATGCACAAAGATTTCGACGCGCTGAACATTTCACGCCCGAACAGCGAGCCGCGTGCGACCCAGCATATCCCGGAAATCATCGAAATTGTTGAACAGCTGCTGGCGCGCGATCACGCCTATGTGGCTGAGAACGGCGACGTGATGTTCTCGGTGCTGACCGATCCGAATTACGGCCTGCTGTCTCGCCAGGATCTGGACCAGCTCCAGGCCGGCGCGCGCGTTGACGTGGTTGACGTGAAGCGTAACCCAATGGACTTCGTGCTGTGGAAAATGTCCAAGCCGGGCGAGCCTGCGTGGACTTCTCCGTGGGGCGAAGGCCGTCCGGGCTGGCATATCGAATGTTCCGCCATGAACTGCAAAGAGCTGGGTAACCACTTTGATATTCACGGTGGCGGCTCTGACCTGATGTTCCCGCACCACGAGAACGAAATCGCGCAGTCTACCTGTGCCCACGACGGCGAGTACGTCAACACCTGGATGCACTCTGGGATGGTGATGGTTGACCGCGAGAAGATGTCCAAATCGCTGGGCAACTTCTTCACCGTGCGTGACGTGCTGAAGTATTACGACGCGGAAACCGTGCGTTACTTCCTGATGTCCGGCCACTACCGCAGCCAGCTGAACTACAGCGAAGAGAACCTGAAACAGGCTCGCTCGGCGCTGGAGCGTCTTTACACCGCGCTGCGCGGGACAGACAGCAGCGTTGCTCCTGCTGGCGGCGAAGCCTTTGAAGCCCGCTTCCGCGAAGCGATGGACGACGACTTCAACACCCCGGAAGCCTACTCCGTGCTGTTTGATATGGCTCGTGAAGTGAACCGCCTGAAAGCGGAAGATCCTGCGGCGGCCAACGGCCTGGCGGCGGAGCTGCGTAAGCTCTCCGCGATTCTGGGCCTGCTGGAGCAGGATCCGGAGCAGTTCCTGCAGGGCGGCGCGCAGGCGGACGACGGCGAAGTGGCGGAGATCGAAGCGCTGATCAAGCAGCGTAACGATGCGCGTAAGTCAAAAGACTGGGCGCTGGCGGACCAGGCGCGTGACCGTCTGAACGAGATGGGCATCGTGCTGGAAGATGGCGCGGGCGGCACGACCTGGCGTCGTAAGTAA